The following coding sequences lie in one Acidobacteriota bacterium genomic window:
- a CDS encoding ATP-binding protein has translation MNTPGKLIFMCGKMAAGKSTLAKTLAETEQAVLLVQDELLDHLFPGEITDIQGFVRCSSRLKNALGPHICALLLKGVSVVLDFPANTKTQRAWFRELLEQTSADHELHYVDASDAVCKQQLQVRSKNLAAGTPWTTDAEFEAITAYFQPPSEEEQFNVICHKRL, from the coding sequence ATGAATACCCCAGGAAAGCTTATTTTTATGTGCGGTAAGATGGCGGCGGGAAAATCTACTCTTGCAAAAACCTTAGCTGAGACTGAACAGGCGGTGCTCCTTGTTCAAGACGAGCTTCTGGATCACCTGTTTCCCGGAGAAATCACTGACATCCAGGGATTTGTCAGGTGTTCTTCGCGATTGAAAAATGCACTTGGACCACATATTTGTGCCCTTCTGCTCAAAGGCGTCTCAGTTGTACTCGACTTTCCAGCCAACACCAAAACACAGCGGGCCTGGTTTCGAGAATTACTGGAGCAAACCAGTGCTGATCACGAGTTGCACTATGTGGATGCTTCAGATGCAGTGTGCAAGCAACAGCTTCAAGTGCGAAGTAAGAATTTAGCCGCAGGTACCCCCTGGACAACGGATGCTGAGTTTGAAGCGATCACCGCATACTTCCAACCACCATCTGAAGAAGAGCAATTCAATGTTATTTGCCATAAACGTCTCTAA
- a CDS encoding TldD/PmbA family protein: MDSKNITPDFAAGIVQQAMRQGASAAEVVISEGVEFSVSVRLGDVETLKESASKGLGLRVLCDGRQATVASSDFSPEAITELVATAVKLAQTTSVDDTAGLPAPDELASNWSDLGLYDPAVVALSAEEKIAMALAAEQAARDFDPRIVNFEGGGLDSGISRRILANSLGFAGEYAGTSITLATVPVAKEGDQLQRDYWYDSRRSLALLESPDSIGKRAAKRTLRRLGGRKVKTQSVPVVFDPIVAQSLLRDIFSAISGDAIFRKSSFLVDRLDEQIAVPELTVIDDGTLNGASGSRPFDGEGVPTGRTVVIENGILKTYLHNTYTARKLNVKTTGNASRSLAGIPSVGPNNFFIEPGKYAPEEIIRSVKNGFYVTELIGFGVNVVNGDYSRGAAGIWIENGELTYPVEEVTVASNLKDMLKNLEMIGNDLEFRGRISAPTLKISTMILSGE, translated from the coding sequence ATGGATTCAAAAAACATAACTCCAGATTTTGCAGCGGGAATTGTACAGCAGGCGATGCGGCAGGGAGCTTCTGCCGCTGAAGTCGTCATCTCAGAAGGCGTTGAATTTTCGGTCAGCGTCCGGTTAGGTGATGTTGAAACGCTCAAAGAATCAGCCTCCAAGGGGCTTGGGTTGCGGGTGTTGTGTGATGGCCGGCAGGCAACGGTGGCTTCATCGGATTTTTCACCCGAGGCCATTACTGAACTGGTTGCCACAGCAGTGAAGCTGGCCCAAACAACCTCAGTTGATGACACGGCAGGGTTACCCGCGCCGGATGAGCTGGCTTCAAACTGGTCGGACCTGGGGTTGTATGACCCGGCGGTCGTGGCGCTCTCCGCCGAAGAAAAAATTGCCATGGCCCTGGCGGCTGAACAGGCGGCACGGGATTTCGATCCACGCATTGTCAATTTTGAAGGTGGCGGGCTTGATTCGGGAATCAGTCGCCGAATCCTGGCCAACTCCCTTGGGTTTGCCGGTGAATACGCCGGGACTTCGATTACTCTGGCGACAGTGCCAGTTGCGAAAGAAGGCGACCAGTTGCAGCGTGATTACTGGTATGACTCCCGTCGGTCACTGGCTTTGCTTGAGTCGCCTGATTCAATTGGCAAGCGGGCTGCGAAGCGAACATTGCGGCGGCTGGGTGGTCGAAAAGTAAAAACCCAGAGTGTGCCGGTGGTGTTTGATCCAATCGTCGCCCAAAGTCTGTTAAGGGATATTTTTAGCGCGATTTCAGGCGATGCCATTTTCCGAAAATCCTCATTTCTGGTTGATCGCCTTGACGAACAGATTGCCGTGCCGGAGTTGACGGTCATTGACGATGGAACGTTGAACGGTGCTTCGGGGTCGCGTCCCTTTGATGGGGAAGGCGTGCCGACAGGCCGAACGGTGGTCATCGAAAATGGAATCCTGAAAACCTACCTTCACAACACCTATACTGCCCGCAAACTCAATGTCAAAACAACCGGCAATGCTTCGCGAAGTCTGGCAGGAATTCCATCGGTTGGACCAAACAATTTTTTCATTGAACCAGGGAAATATGCTCCGGAAGAGATTATCCGCTCAGTGAAAAATGGTTTTTATGTCACTGAATTGATTGGGTTTGGTGTCAACGTGGTGAATGGAGACTACTCACGCGGGGCGGCTGGAATCTGGATTGAGAACGGGGAACTGACCTATCCGGTCGAAGAAGTCACCGTTGCCAGCAACCTGAAAGACATGTTGAAAAACCTGGAAATGATCGGAAATGACCTTGAATTCCGAGGCCGGATCAGTGCTCCGACATTGAAGATTTCCACCATGATTTTAAGCGGAGAATAA
- the cysC gene encoding adenylyl-sulfate kinase codes for MSKGFTLWFTGLSGAGKTTLAHAVEKELLARGRNIEILDGDVVRTHLSKGLGFSKEDRDTNIRRIGFVCHLLTRNHAGVISAAISPYRSIRDEVRSQIGANFIEAYVKCSLDACIQRDVKGLYAKALAGEIKEFTGVSDPYEEPLNPELVLETDKESLEECTAKIIAYLEKHGFITAKQESAVAVAQ; via the coding sequence ATGTCAAAAGGATTTACGCTTTGGTTTACAGGACTTTCAGGTGCCGGGAAAACCACCCTGGCTCACGCCGTTGAGAAAGAACTTCTGGCTCGCGGACGTAATATCGAAATTTTGGATGGCGACGTTGTCCGCACCCACTTGAGCAAAGGCTTGGGATTCAGCAAAGAAGATCGCGACACCAACATTCGCCGGATTGGTTTTGTGTGCCACTTGCTGACCCGCAACCATGCCGGGGTTATTTCAGCGGCAATTTCACCATATCGCTCGATTCGTGATGAAGTCCGAAGCCAGATTGGTGCAAATTTCATCGAAGCCTATGTCAAGTGTTCGCTCGATGCCTGTATTCAACGCGACGTCAAAGGACTCTACGCCAAGGCGTTGGCGGGTGAAATTAAAGAATTTACCGGTGTGTCCGATCCCTATGAAGAACCATTGAACCCAGAGCTGGTGCTTGAAACCGATAAGGAATCATTGGAAGAATGCACCGCCAAGATCATTGCCTACCTGGAAAAGCACGGATTTATCACTGCAAA